The sequence GGCGGCGGAGGTATTTTAAAGTGGTGCGATTATTATCTGAAATCATTTCTGGACACATACGCATAATTTGCCTAAAACCAGCACGATAAACAGTGCCGCATGTTACCCGCATCGACGCAGATTGGCGAGGGTTTGTCGCATCGCGGCCTTGGGCCGGCGCATGCCAGACGTCACCCCTTGCGCTCCCATCCAGCGGTTCAAGCTGGATTTCATGCTGTTCAGGGAGCAACCCGCTCTTTCGAGCGCCATGGCAGCACAAAAAAACGTGCTGCTGAAGCCTTCGGCGCGGCATGCGTAACCCCGAAAAATATGTCCAGCCTAACCCCAGCACAGCGAAATTTTCCATCCGCAGCACGGCCCAGGCCACGCCCTACTCCGGCATGGCGTTAAACGGCACGCACCTCCGGCGCAGCAAGCGCATTTTCCTGGGCAATTTGATATTGATCCAGAATCACTTTTTCGATCAGCTGCGCCATTTCTACTTCAGTTGGAAAATGACTGGCAAAAGCAATGCCCCTTTCCGCAAGCGTAGCGGCCAATGCTTTGTCATCAAGTATCCGGATAATGCCATCGGCAATTGCCTTAGGATTTGGCGAAACCAGCACGCTATTATCTTCGCCGCCGTAATTCACGTGATTATTATTGACATTCAAATCGACCACCGGACAGCCACAAGCCATCATTTCAAACGGCACCAGCGATGGATTGGTTGTGGAAAAACACACACCAAGTGTTGCAGAACGATATAAATCACCCAGCTCAAAAATCGTGTCTGTCATACCCAGGTTAACGAAAGAAAACGGCACGTTATTATATTTTTCTTTCTTGTCACCATAAAACACGATTTCCACTTGAGGACGCAGCTGCTTCACAATTTCCAGCGCCATGACGCCAAGCGTATAACACCGCCGCGGCATATCCGGGCGTGCAAAAAATGCGATGCGGTCTATTGATTGATCTGAAGTGGATTGATCAGCGTCCACTACAGCCGGGTAATAAATGCCACGATCCAGAGGGAAGCGGAAGAAACTCCCCCGATCAATACCCAAGGTATTTTTCAGCATTTCCAGCGGCCACGGCCCCGAAGTTAAATGATAGAACCCCAGGCGATACGTCTCCAGCGCACGGACATAATCGACACCCATCGGGAAAAACATCGGCTCGAAATCCTGCAGAAAATAAAGATGGAGCCGGGCACGTGACTTGACTGCATCAATCACATAAGCCGTAGTCCAGTATGTACATACCAGAACGTCGCTCTCTTCTATCTCGTCAACACCCCAGACCACCTTGTCCGTTTTGATATCAAAGAACTCACGCTTGATAAATTCATAGGCTTCTTCGCCGGTAGAAAACCGGTGATTATCAGGAAGAATATGTAACGTGCAAGTGTGTCCGAATTCAGAAAGATATTTGATTGCGCGGAAAATATTCCGGTGCCCGCCCGATGCCTCGAATGGCTGCGGAATCACCCACGAAATACGCAAGCCTTTTTCTTTATGCCTGAAAGACACTGGCACAGCAGGTAAACGCGCACTAGTTTCAGTAATATTTTGCTTACCGTGGTGCGACTTTACTATTTCAGTATAAATTTCGACCAGCCGCGCACCAATGCGCTGCGGATAATAGGTTCTGGCAATGGTCAATTTTGCTTCAGCGGCCACCCTGTTTCTTAACGCATCATCTTCGATTACGCTAGCCAATGCGTCATACCATTCGTCATCGTTATGCGCAATAAATCCATTAACACCATTTTTGATCGCATCACAAAAAGCGGGCACAGCCGAAGCCACAATAGGCACACCACTTAATGCAGCCTCGACAAACTTGAGCTCGCTTTTGGCTTTACAAAACTCACTATCGACCTCAAATGGCGCGATATTCACCAGGCAAGTCGCGGTTTCAATCATCAAGTATTGCCAGTCCATAAAATCAACACGGCAAACCTTGTGCTCTAACCCTGCGAGATAAGTGGAAACATCAAGAAAACCCACTACTTTCAGAAAAACATCATCATATTTTTCTAAAATTCGCCGAAGCGCTGGCGCGGCCTGCGCGAAATCGGCCTGATGACTAGAAGTACCGCTTAAATAACCAATAAATTTTGCATCATGAAAATCAGAGGCAACAATTTCACTGATTTTAAGCTGCCGGAGATTAACGCCAAAAGGAACGACGTACGTTGGCTTATTGAAATTTTCAATCAGCTTGTCAGCAAGAAAATTGGTCGAAGTTGTGATGTACGGACAAAGCATTAATGCCCGCCGGATACTTTTCATTCCATCCAGATAGCTGGCCTGGCCAGCCTCATCCATCCGGCGATATGCATCCACATGCCCGACCAGATCTGGATCAAAAACCAGATCGTCGATGTCATACACCAACGGAATATCCAGCTTTTTAATATTATTAAAAAGCGTATTGACCCGGTCGTTAAATCCACTACGGAAAACAACAACAATCGAGAACTGCCTCAAATAATCCAGATTGTGAATTTTTTCATCAATATCCCAAATCCATTCAGACTGAACCCCATATAAGCCAAGCGCTTCAATATGATTGAATACGCGATAGCGCTTGCTAGGGCCCTCATTGCAGCCAAGAAGATAAAGAACACGCAAAGTTTTGTCTGAAGGCATAGAGAAATTCTTGAACTAGAGCCGGGCAGGCGAACCTGTCATTTCGTCAAGCCATGGCAAGATATCATTCGGCAGCGCTGCTCGCAAGACTCTAATGCCCAGCGAACCTGGCAGCGCTAACTAGAAGACGTGATTTGCAAAATCTGGTTAATTTTGGCGGCATTTCCAAAAATACAGGGGGAATCATACTCCCTGTCTGGAAGCAGGCCATACTGCGGCCTGATCGACAGCCCTTGCTGCGCAATAAATTCGTCGATTTTCTCTCGAATTGTTACTGCGCGCCCCGAGCAGCCATGAATAATGCCATTAATTTCGCTTTGCGAGACCATCGCCGCAATTTGACTGGACACCTCAGCCAGCGAAATGAAATCAAATTTATTTAAACCTGATGTAAAAGGAATAAACGCCTGACCTTCTTTTTCTTTAAGCAGAATTTTTGAAAAAACAGATTGACCACGCTCGTAATCGCCAAGAATATAAAACAGCCGCAACCACTGAAGCTGTGCGCCAAGCTCGGGCAGTTTTATCTCTAGCGCCGCACGCAGCGCATTTTTTGCGATGCCATACAGTGAACGTGGATTAGCCGGCGTGTGTTCGTCAATTTCACCGTTGAAGTAACCGATCTCATGCACACTGCCAACCACCGAAATCTGCCGCACACCAAGACTGGCCATGCGCATGAGAAAGGCGAAATGCCCTGGCAAATCTTCAATGTGGCTGTTTGCGTTATGCATAAAGCCATTGCGCCACGCGAGATGCAGACAAACATCTGGCAAACCGGTTGAATCGAATAAAGCACTGTCGATCGCCTCGATATCGCACTGAATATAACGAATTCGCGGATCGTTAGAGGATGGTGCCCTACCGGTTGCAATCACCCCATGCCCGCGCGCCAGCAGAGCATTGATGACATGTGGACCGATATATCCCGATGCACCTGTGACCAAAATCATTTTTTTCATTTCATTTCTCCGAGCAACTGACTGTTGCGGCCCGGTAATTTCAACTTTAGGGTCCAGCTATGTCAGAATTTTCGGCATATCGACAAAAAATCTTTATCGCTTCAGCCAAAATCGAATTATGTGTTAGCACAGATATTGAACTGCGCCGATTTCAGGCGGCGCATAAAATTTGCCAGCGCCGCCCCCCCCCCTTCATACTCATTACCAACACGTTATGACGCAGATCCAGCAGCCTTTTTTAAAATCTTGCGAATATTTGCAGCGACAGACAGGACAGGCAAGAGAATCAAACGCAGTATGCGCCTTACCCCAATTGGCAAACGGCGATATTCAAGCGCAACCCGATAAGGCATGCCCGCAATCAGATCAAGCTCAGCGGTTTTCTGCTCCAGACGAGCCTGCATCTGGCTCAAACTCGACTTGAGATCCTCTGTGACTGCCGTTTCAGCGCTTCGCTGCGCGGCTTGGGCCATTTCGGCAAGCTGCGCATTCATTCTGGCGTTGTCCTGCTCCAGGAGCAGCGCCTTATTACGATAGAAAAACAGCTCGGATGCCCGGACGGCGTCCTCTTTTAAAGTTGGCACTGGCATATTATTTTTTCTGGACAGCTCAAAAGCAGAGGTTGAGCCAAGACGTAAAGCGATCTTGGCAAGACTATTTTTCCCCGTACCGCCCAGGGAAATTTTTCTAATTGCGCGCAGATCAATCTCAGGATTGCTCTCACGCAGCCGGTGCGCGTTAATACGGCAAATCGACAATCCGGACTGGTTATCAAGATATTGCTCTGCAGCCCCGGTAAAATCGGCATCATCGCTGGCCGACAATGCAATTCGCAAATTCACCTGCTCGCCCTCACTGAGCGTGACGATCTCAACGGATTCCTGCAAAAAATCAACCGGCTGATTAAATACAATAACCTTTTCCCGGTATTCTGCTTCTTCTGGAAAATTCAACTCCGCAGCATCTTTTAGCTGAAAATATTGCAATGCTGAGGCCAAGGACAAATCGCTATTCAAAGAGAAACTGGAAACACCCCGATTCTTCTCCCTTAAAAACAGATTTTCTTGACCCAGATAAATCCATATTTTTGCAAGACAATTAGCACTGGCACCGCCAAGCGACAACTTATGTATTGCCCGATAATCGATATTTCCTGCGGACGCCTTGAATGAGCGAGCATTAACTTCATTGCATGCAACGCCCGAATTATTTTCGAGCCAATATTCTCCGGCATTCGTATATTTGCCATCGGAATCCGAACTCACTGCAATTCTCAGCGGAACAATTTCACCTTCGCACAACACAATCACATGCAATACGTTGTTCACCAGATCCAACGGCTCAGGGAAATCAATTGATAACTCCCGATGAACAACGGATTCATCGAAAGTCAGCACTCGTGCATCGGACAGCTTGAAACCCGGAACCGTTGTGAACTGACGCGACAGCCGTCTGGCTGCCACCGTTTCATCACAAAGCACCAAATCGGGAATATGAATATTGCCGGCCTCGCTGTGAAATATGCTGGCCTGCATCGCCGCAGGTAAATATTCACGACATAACCCGATATCAAAACCACTGTCTGTAAACTGATTATCAAACTCAAATGGCCGGATCCGCCCCCAGCCGCAGACGTTTTTCCCATCATCGACAAAAACCGCGTCCGAGCAGTCGAACCCACACGCAGCAAGCGTCATCGCAAGCTGGCCACAGTTCCAGCCCGTTTGCCAGTGATTGTCACAAGCGATCGGCTCGTAGGGCGGCACCACAACGCAGAGATAACCACCTTCATTTAGCAGAGAACGTAAATGGTTAATCCCCCGTTCGAGATTGGAAAAATGCTCCACCACGTGCGACATGAAAATCGCATCGAATTTCCTTTCTGGCGGCAAAGCGTTTAAATTCCCCTTAATGAATTCGATTTCATCATGAAACATAAAATCAGCATCATTAACATCGACCGCGGTTGGCTTAAAGCCTTTTTCGAGAAAATATTTGCTATGGGAGCCACAGCCCGCACCAACATCCAGAATCGTTGTAATTCCGCTGGGGAAACGGTCTAGCCATGGCCGTTGCTGATTCAGCCTGATATCATTTGCCAACATCAGTTCACCACTGGCTCCAAATTCATATTTAGCCAAACCAGACTCCAGCAAAATTATTAAATTAACCTAGTACACGATGGATAATTCAGATTTGCACTTATGTGAGAATCAAATCCCTATGAATCATTTATCCATTTATTTGAGGCAGATTTTACAGCTTAGCACGAAAACTTTACTTCCCTATACAGAACCGGCTAAAAATCACGCCCAACAAATCATCTGACGTAAATTCACCAGTAATGGCATTTAACCGTTCCTGAGCCAGCCGAAGTTCTTCCGCGAATAAATCCAGTGCCGCAGCATTCTGACTGGCATGCTGCGCTGCCAGCGCCAGATGTTCCTGTGCCGAGCGCAAGGCTACCAGATGCCGTTCGCGCGCCAGATAAACACCTTCCGCACCCGCCTGCCAGCCAGCAATCCGCAGCAGCTCAGCGCGCAATAACGCAATGCCCGCGCCAGTCCGCGCAGATAGCCGCACCTCGCATAACTGCCCACCCGCAATAGCGTCCCGCCTCATCACATCGGGCCCAGTGCGGGTCAGATCGGTCTTGTTCAGCACACGCACCACCGGCACGCCAGCCGGAAAACGCGCGGCAATCACCTCGTCCTCTCCCGTCATGCCGGTCTGCGCCTCAAGCAGATGAAGCACAACATCTGCCCGGTCAATTTCGCTCCAGCTTCGCGCGATGCCGATTTTTTCCACTTCGTCATCGGTTTCGCGTAAGCCCGCGGTGTCGATGACATGCAGCGGGATCCCTTCGATCTGAATCGTCTGCGTGACTTTGTCCCGCGTAGTGCCTGCAATTGGCGTAACAATTGCCAGTTCGGCCCCCGCCAGCGCATTCAGCAGCGAGGATTTACCGACATTCGGCTGACCCGCCAGCACCACCGACAGCCCCTCCCGCAGCAAGGCTCCCTGACGGGCATCGGCCAGAACCTGTGCCAACTGCTCACGGATATGCGCCAGCTTGCCCCGGGCGTTAGCCGCTTCGAGAAAATCTATTTCTTCTTCTGGAAAATCGAGCGTCGCCTCCACCAGCATCCGCAACGTGACGACGTCGTCCACCAGCGCGTGAATATCGCGTGAAAACACACCATCAAGCGAGCGCCCCGCCGAGCGTGCAGCCGCCTCAGTACTCGCCTCGATCAAATCAGCGACCGCTTCCGCTTGAGCTAGATCGAGCTTGTCATTCAAAAACGCCCGCCGGGTGAACTCACCAGGCTCCGCCAACCGTAAGCCGATCGACCGTCCCGCCTCAAGACAGCGCTGCAACACGAGTTGCAGCACCACTGGGCCGCCATGCCCCTGAAGCTCGAGCACATGCTCGCCGGTATAGGAATGTGGCGCGGGAAAATACAAGGCGATTCCGCGATCAAGCACTTGCCCACCGCCATCCAGAAATGGGACATAGCTGGCGTGACGAGGCACAAGTGCCTGCCCGGTCAACGCCCGCGCCAACTGTTCGGCCGCCGTCAGCCCCGCTGTTCCCAACGAAATCCGGACCACGCCAATTCCTCCTCGGCCAGGGGCAGTGGCAACGGCGACGACTGGATCGGCATCAGTGGTAAGCATGGGTAAAAGCAGAACAGGGGTAGGACGCGCGAGCTGCAAATGCATCGCGGGCCGCATTGTAACGCGGCCACTTTGTCGCTTTAAGCCTATTTAAATCGCATCAGCAGCGAAAGTCCCGGGCAAAAACAGAGCGGCCCGGATAGGATATCTCGCTTGGGATAAGAATATTCTTAATTTTTATGCCTATGATTAAGAAATTATGAATGGACTGGCTTTCCAAGCAAGGGAGTCACTGCACTCGGTAGCGCACAACGAATGTTTATTGCTGTGCTGAAACAAGCTAACAACTGCGAAAATGCGTTAAATCTAGCGCATGCAGTTGTCTCCATGCCAGGTGAGGAACTGCACAATTCCGGCCATGCCAACTATCGAAGAAAAAGCGGCTTTCGCCGAACGCCTGAGATTCTCAATGACTCGTGTCAATGAAAAACTCAAAGGCGGCACCGATCTCGCGCTTCATTTCAACCTGCGCCATCGCAATGGCGAGCCTGTATCGCCGCAAACCGCACACAAGTGGCTGACCGGCCGTACGATTCCCACGCCAGACAAGCTTCATACGCTAGCCGAGTGGTTTAAGGTTGACCTCCATTGGCTGCATTACGGCCCGCCGCCATCCAGCATGGCCACACGCACCGTTCCGCGCCCGCTGACACGCGACGGCAAATATCCGCTCTCGCCAGAAACACTCGAACTGGCCTCGAAAGTAGAGTCGCTCTCGCCGCATCATCGTTATCTGGTGCAAGAGTTGGTGTCGCAGTTTTACGGCGATGCCGATCAAGACTGAAAACGCTGTGCCACACATCGCACCGCTTGCACCATACAATCACCAGACATCACCAGACGATCTTGCTCAAGATAAAGCCTGACCCTGGCTGGCCTATGGTGCAGCACACCGGCTTTTGCTAATTGATGTAATTCACTGATACAGAAGGCCATCATTGAATTCTGTAGCGATATTTCTCTTGCTCTGAAATGAGCTAAATGCTACCAACTTAAGACAGATATATCTCAATTAGTTGTCTGCATTGGCGTCGTGCAACTGCACAATCCGCCCATGCCAACCGCACAAGAAAAAACGGCCTTTGCCGAACGCCTGAAGTTCTCCATGACACGCGCTCCCGAAAAACTGCGGGGCGGCACTGACCTTGCGCTGCACTTCAATCTACGCCACCGCGGTGCCCATCCGGTTTCGCCGCAAACGGTGCATAAATGGCTGAGCGGCCGCACGATTCCCACCCAGGACAAATTGCAAACCTTGGCCGACTGGTTCAAGGTCGATTTGCACTGGCTTCATTACGGACCCTCGCCTGGCGGCACGGTCCGCCAGGTGCCCAAGCCGCTGCCACGGAACGACAAGTACCCGCTTTCTCCTGAAACCATTGAGCTAGCCGCGAAAATCGAATCGCTGACACCGCATCACCGATATCTGGTGCAAGAACTCGTGACGCAGTTTTACGGCGATTCAGGCAACGATTAACTGAACTAGCGCAAATAAAAATACGCGTGATCTGCCTGGCGGTTTCGCGTTGTTTTGTTACGGGCACTGCCAGAGCCCGCTCAGAGCGCTCATTAAATAGCCCCTCCAGCCCTAGTCAGCCCGCACCACGCAGAGTTGATTACGCGAGCGCTACATCAAGCCAACACCCCACACTTGCGCAGCGGCAGCACCTCGAAATTGGCGAACTGGTTTTGAAGCCCGCTCCATTCA is a genomic window of Paraburkholderia bonniea containing:
- a CDS encoding glycosyltransferase family 4 protein — encoded protein: MPSDKTLRVLYLLGCNEGPSKRYRVFNHIEALGLYGVQSEWIWDIDEKIHNLDYLRQFSIVVVFRSGFNDRVNTLFNNIKKLDIPLVYDIDDLVFDPDLVGHVDAYRRMDEAGQASYLDGMKSIRRALMLCPYITTSTNFLADKLIENFNKPTYVVPFGVNLRQLKISEIVASDFHDAKFIGYLSGTSSHQADFAQAAPALRRILEKYDDVFLKVVGFLDVSTYLAGLEHKVCRVDFMDWQYLMIETATCLVNIAPFEVDSEFCKAKSELKFVEAALSGVPIVASAVPAFCDAIKNGVNGFIAHNDDEWYDALASVIEDDALRNRVAAEAKLTIARTYYPQRIGARLVEIYTEIVKSHHGKQNITETSARLPAVPVSFRHKEKGLRISWVIPQPFEASGGHRNIFRAIKYLSEFGHTCTLHILPDNHRFSTGEEAYEFIKREFFDIKTDKVVWGVDEIEESDVLVCTYWTTAYVIDAVKSRARLHLYFLQDFEPMFFPMGVDYVRALETYRLGFYHLTSGPWPLEMLKNTLGIDRGSFFRFPLDRGIYYPAVVDADQSTSDQSIDRIAFFARPDMPRRCYTLGVMALEIVKQLRPQVEIVFYGDKKEKYNNVPFSFVNLGMTDTIFELGDLYRSATLGVCFSTTNPSLVPFEMMACGCPVVDLNVNNNHVNYGGEDNSVLVSPNPKAIADGIIRILDDKALAATLAERGIAFASHFPTEVEMAQLIEKVILDQYQIAQENALAAPEVRAV
- a CDS encoding NAD-dependent epimerase/dehydratase family protein; the protein is MKKMILVTGASGYIGPHVINALLARGHGVIATGRAPSSNDPRIRYIQCDIEAIDSALFDSTGLPDVCLHLAWRNGFMHNANSHIEDLPGHFAFLMRMASLGVRQISVVGSVHEIGYFNGEIDEHTPANPRSLYGIAKNALRAALEIKLPELGAQLQWLRLFYILGDYERGQSVFSKILLKEKEGQAFIPFTSGLNKFDFISLAEVSSQIAAMVSQSEINGIIHGCSGRAVTIREKIDEFIAQQGLSIRPQYGLLPDREYDSPCIFGNAAKINQILQITSSS
- a CDS encoding class I SAM-dependent methyltransferase — protein: MAKYEFGASGELMLANDIRLNQQRPWLDRFPSGITTILDVGAGCGSHSKYFLEKGFKPTAVDVNDADFMFHDEIEFIKGNLNALPPERKFDAIFMSHVVEHFSNLERGINHLRSLLNEGGYLCVVVPPYEPIACDNHWQTGWNCGQLAMTLAACGFDCSDAVFVDDGKNVCGWGRIRPFEFDNQFTDSGFDIGLCREYLPAAMQASIFHSEAGNIHIPDLVLCDETVAARRLSRQFTTVPGFKLSDARVLTFDESVVHRELSIDFPEPLDLVNNVLHVIVLCEGEIVPLRIAVSSDSDGKYTNAGEYWLENNSGVACNEVNARSFKASAGNIDYRAIHKLSLGGASANCLAKIWIYLGQENLFLREKNRGVSSFSLNSDLSLASALQYFQLKDAAELNFPEEAEYREKVIVFNQPVDFLQESVEIVTLSEGEQVNLRIALSASDDADFTGAAEQYLDNQSGLSICRINAHRLRESNPEIDLRAIRKISLGGTGKNSLAKIALRLGSTSAFELSRKNNMPVPTLKEDAVRASELFFYRNKALLLEQDNARMNAQLAEMAQAAQRSAETAVTEDLKSSLSQMQARLEQKTAELDLIAGMPYRVALEYRRLPIGVRRILRLILLPVLSVAANIRKILKKAAGSAS
- the mnmE gene encoding tRNA uridine-5-carboxymethylaminomethyl(34) synthesis GTPase MnmE, with translation MLTTDADPVVAVATAPGRGGIGVVRISLGTAGLTAAEQLARALTGQALVPRHASYVPFLDGGGQVLDRGIALYFPAPHSYTGEHVLELQGHGGPVVLQLVLQRCLEAGRSIGLRLAEPGEFTRRAFLNDKLDLAQAEAVADLIEASTEAAARSAGRSLDGVFSRDIHALVDDVVTLRMLVEATLDFPEEEIDFLEAANARGKLAHIREQLAQVLADARQGALLREGLSVVLAGQPNVGKSSLLNALAGAELAIVTPIAGTTRDKVTQTIQIEGIPLHVIDTAGLRETDDEVEKIGIARSWSEIDRADVVLHLLEAQTGMTGEDEVIAARFPAGVPVVRVLNKTDLTRTGPDVMRRDAIAGGQLCEVRLSARTGAGIALLRAELLRIAGWQAGAEGVYLARERHLVALRSAQEHLALAAQHASQNAAALDLFAEELRLAQERLNAITGEFTSDDLLGVIFSRFCIGK
- a CDS encoding transcriptional regulator codes for the protein MPTIEEKAAFAERLRFSMTRVNEKLKGGTDLALHFNLRHRNGEPVSPQTAHKWLTGRTIPTPDKLHTLAEWFKVDLHWLHYGPPPSSMATRTVPRPLTRDGKYPLSPETLELASKVESLSPHHRYLVQELVSQFYGDADQD
- a CDS encoding helix-turn-helix domain-containing protein; this encodes MPTAQEKTAFAERLKFSMTRAPEKLRGGTDLALHFNLRHRGAHPVSPQTVHKWLSGRTIPTQDKLQTLADWFKVDLHWLHYGPSPGGTVRQVPKPLPRNDKYPLSPETIELAAKIESLTPHHRYLVQELVTQFYGDSGND